In Oryza brachyantha chromosome 2, ObraRS2, whole genome shotgun sequence, a single window of DNA contains:
- the LOC102712605 gene encoding spermine synthase-like, producing MEGGGAGNGSTGAPRTEGSGGDAASAGKPLPPCCVKARAAAPESEAKCHATVVSGWFTEPRSRGGKTSKVQYYNNPMWPGEAHSLKVEKILYQGKSPYQEVLVFESSTYGKVLVLDGIVQLTDKDECAYQEMITHLPLCSIPSPKKVLVIGGGDGGVLREICRHASVESIDICEIDQLVIDVCKDFFPDLSVGFKDPRVQLHVGDAVEFLKNAPEGTYDAIIVDSSDPIGPAQELVEKPFFDTIARALRPGGVLCNQAESMWLHTHLIQDMLSICRETFKGSVHYAWTSVPTYPSGVIGFLLCAKEGPPVNFLTPENPIEKLKGAMEAGRDIRFYNSEMHKAAFVLPTFARRELESYCTTTEREQPEEAAAEPLKMAIMPNSEILTAS from the exons ATGGAGGGTGGAGGCGCAGGAAATGGCTCGACTGGGGCGCCGCGGACAGAGGGGAGTGGGGGTGACGCTGCCTCCGCCGGGAAACCGCTGCCCCCTTGCTGCGTCAAGGCCAGGGCCGCGGCGCCTGAATCCGAGGCCAAGTGCCACGCCACGGTGGTGTCCGGGTGGTTCACCGAGCCCCGCTCGCGCGGCG GTAAAACGAGCAAAGTGCAGTATTACAACAACCCGATGTGGCCAG GGGAGGCCCATTCATTGAAAGTGGAGAAGATCTTGTATCAGGGGAAATCACCATATCAAGAAGTTTTAGTTTTTGAG TCTTCAACATATGGGAAAGTCCTTGTCCTTGATGGTATTGTCCAATTGACTGATAAGGATGAATGCGCATACCAGGAAATGATTACTCACCTTCCACTTTGCTCAATTCCGTCCCCAAAGAAA GTTTTGGTTATTGGAGGTGGTGATGGTGGCGTCCTTCGGGAGATATGTAGACATGCTTCTGTGGAGTCAATTGACATATGTGAAATTGATCAGCTAGTTATTGAT GTCTGTAAAGATTTCTTCCCTGATTTATCTGTTGGATTCAAAGATCCTCGTGTTCAGCTTCATGTCGGTGATG CTGTAGAGTTCTTAAAGAATGCTCCTGAAGGGACATATGATGCTATTATTGTTGATTCATCAGATCCAATTG GGCCTGCACAGGAACTTGTGGAGAAGCCATTTTTTGACACGATCGCTAGAGCTTTGAGGCCAGGTGGTGTTCTTTGTAATCAGGCTGAGAGCATGTGGTTGCATACACACTTGATCCAGGACATGCTTTCAATCTGCCGTGAGACATTTAAGGGTTCTGTCCACTATGCCTGGACGAGTGTCCCGACATATCCCAG TGGTGTGATTGGGTTTCTGCTATGTGCCAAAGAAGGTCCACCGGTGAACTTTCTGACTCCTGAAAATCCCATTGAGAAACTGAAAGGAGCTATGGAAGCAGGAAGGGACATAAGATTTTATAATTCAGAG ATGCATAAGGCTGCATTTGTTCTTCCAACCTTTGCAAGGAGAGAGCTAGAGTCATATTGTACTACTACCGAAAGG GAACAACCAGAGGAAGCTGCCGCTGAGCCTCTGAAGATGGCCATTATGCCGAACAGCGAGATTCTTACGGCTTCGTAG
- the LOC102712882 gene encoding cyclic nucleotide-gated ion channel 1 has protein sequence MAFREEKYVRFNDWRSEHSVGSDKTVSEGRHNVFDSLMDRTAGAFSFLGNSSHSETLNKPTSEEKKSKTRVLDPQGPFLQRWNKIFVISCLIAVSVDPLFFYIPVVDGDNICLYLDKKLEVVASVLRFFTDIFYLLHIIFQFRTGFIAPSSRVFGRGVLVEDTFAIAKRYLSTYFLIDFLAVLPLPQVLVLAVLPRLQGSSVMMAKNILMIIVICQYVPRLIRIIPLYLQITRSAGIITETAWAGAAFNLLIYMLASHVLGALWYLLSIQRENSCWKKACSGQPGCDLGSLFCGSNSSGNNSFLQINCPTNGTDNPDRNFGIYLPALQNVSQSSSFFEKLFYCFWWGLQNLSSLGQNLKTSTDTWENLFAVFVSTSGLVLFALLIGNVQTYLQSASVRIEEMRVKRRDTEQWMAHRLLPENLKDRILRHEQYRWQETRGVDEEGLLTNLPKNLRREIKRHLCLSLLMRVPMFENMDEKLLDAMCDRLKPILYTEGSCIINEGDPVNEMLFIMRGNLESMTTNGGQTGFFNSNVLKGGDFCGEELLTWALDPTSASNLPSSTRTVKTLSEVEAFALRADDLKFVATQFRRLHSKQLQHTFRFYSQQWRTWAACFIQAAWHRYCRKKLEDSLFEKEKRLQAAIVSDGSSSLSLGAALYASRFAGNMMRILRRNATRKARLQERVPVRLLQKPAEPNFFAEDQ, from the exons ATGGCTTTCCGAGAGGAGAAATATGTGAG ATTTAATGACTGGAGATCAGAGCATTCTGTTGGTTCAGACAAGACAGTTTCAGAAGGAAGGCATAATGTATTTGACTCGCTAATGGATAGAACTGCAGGAGCCTTTTCATTCCTAGGGAACTCTTCACATTCTGAAACCCTCAACAAACCGACTTCTGAGGAAAAGAAGTCCAAAACAAGAGTTCTTGATCCTCAAGGACCATTCTTACAGCGATGGAACAAGATATTTGTTATATCATGCCTTATTGCAGTCTCTGTGGACCCATTATTCTTCTATATTCCGGTGGTCGATGGTGACAATATCTGCTTGTATCTGGATAAAAAGTTGGAAGTTGTAGCAAGTGTCCTGCGCTTTTTTACAGATATATTCTATTTACTCCATATAATATTTCAGTTCAGGACAGGCTTTATTGCTCCTTCTTCTAGAGTATTTGGTCGAGGTGTCTTGGTTGAGGACACCTTTGCAATAGCAAAGCGGTATCTATCAACATATTTTCTGATAGATTTCTTAGCTGTTCTGCCACTCCCTCAG GTGCTTGTATTGGCAGTGCTACCTCGTCTGCAAGGTTCCTCAGTTATGATggccaaaaatatattaatgattATTGTTATTTGCCAGTATGTACCTCGGTTAATTAGAATAATACCACTGTATCTCCAAATCACCAGATCGGCTGGTATAATTACAGAGACAGCGTGGGCTGGTGCTGCATTTAACCTTTTAATTTATATGCTCGCTAGTCAT GTTCTTGGAGCTCTTTGGTACCTTCTTTCCATTCAACGAGAAAACAGCTGTTGGAAAAAAGCATGTAGCGGACAGCCTGGCTGTGATCTTGGATCATTATTTTGTGGGAGTAATTCATCTGGAAACAACAGTTTCTTACAAATAAATTGCCCAACAAATGGAACTGACAACCCAGACCGAAATTTTGGAATTTATCTTCCAGCTCTTCAAAATGTGTCACAATCGTCGAGtttctttgaaaaattattctaTTGCTTTTGGTGGGGTCTGCAAAATCTGAG TTCTCTTGGTCAAAACCTCAAAACAAGCACTGATACATGGGAAAATTTATTTGCTGTTTTTGTCTCAACATCAGGCCTAGTTTTATTTGCACTCCTCATTGGTAATGTGCAG ACCTATCTACAATCTGCCTCTGTGCGTATAGAAGAAATGAGAGTGAAACGGCGTGACACAGAGCAATGGATGGCACATCGATTACTTCCTGAGAACCTCAAGGACCGAATACTGCGTCACGAACAATATAGGTGGCAAGAAACAAGAGGGGTTGATGAAGAGGGGCTTCTTACAAATCTTCCTAAGAATCTTAGGAGAGAGATAAAGCGTCATCTTTGTCTGTCGCTTCTCATGAGG GTTCCAATGTTTGAAAACATGGATGAGAAGCTCCTGGATGCCATGTGTGATCGTCTAAAGCCCATACTGTACACAGAAGGCAGCTGCATCATTAACGAAGGAGACCCAGTGAATGAAATGCTCTTCATCATGCGAGGCAATCTCGAGAGTATGACTACAAATGGTGGACAAACTGGCTTTTTCAACTCCAATGTTCTCAAAGGTGGAGATTTTTGTGGTGAAGAGCTTCTCACATGGGCTCTTGACCCTACTTCAGCTTCAAACCTTCCCAGCTCAACCAGGACTGTGAAGACGCTGTCTGAAGTTGAAGCTTTTGCTTTGAGGGCTGATGACCTGAAGTTTGTAGCCACCCAATTTAGGAGACTCCACAGCAAACAACTGCAGCATACATTTCGATTCTACTCACAGCAATGGAGAACCTGGGCAGCTTGCTTTATCCAGGCAGCTTGGCATAGATACTGCAGAAAGAAACTGGAGGATTCTTTATTTGAGAAGGAGAAGAGGTTGCAAGCGGCAATTGTCAGTGATGGTTCTAGTTCGCTCAGTCTTGGTGCGGCACTATATGCTTCTCGTTTTGCTGGTAACATGATGCGTATCTTACGGAGGAATGCCACCCGTAAGGCCCGCTTGCAGGAAAGAGTGCCTGTAAGATTATTACAAAAGCCTGCAGAACCAAACTTTTTCGCTGAAGATCAGTAA